Proteins found in one uncultured Desulfuromonas sp. genomic segment:
- a CDS encoding HAMP domain-containing sensor histidine kinase, with protein MEFLLKSLRNINMYETPDLSHINLSHFLDNFISLAWSDFSDKGICINTDFHLKAKWAYVDPRPLQQVLLNIFTNAADALENREPKTIELCTRLNHGFIWIHITDSGCGIAEKELNNLFKPFFTLKPQGTGLGLVICRKMLARMNCTIEITSEENIGTTVSISIPEGCSDTLLG; from the coding sequence GTGGAATTTCTGCTGAAAAGCTTACGTAATATCAACATGTACGAAACCCCGGATCTGTCCCATATCAATCTGTCCCATTTCCTGGACAACTTTATCTCCTTGGCGTGGTCTGACTTCTCAGACAAGGGGATCTGCATCAACACCGATTTTCACCTTAAGGCCAAATGGGCCTATGTCGATCCACGCCCCTTGCAACAGGTGCTATTAAATATTTTCACCAATGCTGCCGATGCCCTTGAAAACAGGGAGCCCAAAACCATTGAGCTGTGTACCCGCCTCAATCACGGTTTTATCTGGATTCATATTACCGATTCAGGGTGCGGTATTGCTGAAAAAGAGCTCAACAATCTGTTCAAACCATTCTTTACCCTCAAACCACAGGGCACCGGACTGGGCCTGGTTATTTGTCGCAAAATGCTGGCGCGGATGAACTGCACCATCGAAATCACCAGTGAAGAAAACATCGGGACCACCGTGTCAATTTCAATTCCGGAGGGTTGCAGTGACACCTTGCTCGGCTAA
- a CDS encoding IS1595 family transposase, whose product MKMNRIQFQAGLSLNEFLSKFGTEEQCQSALEKARWPNGFVCPICHSESYCKVKHGRVKIFQCNCCHKQVTLTGGTIFHSTKLPLTIWFQALFFLTQTKTSLSTLELMRRIGVCYRTAWRLKHKLMLMLMQVMHERESTTKLADRVEIDDAYLGGERTGGKVGRGSENKIPFIAAIETNSQGHPKRAVFTPVKTFSRAEIKVWAQQFLNVSATVVSDGLACFRAVETVGCRHRPEIVGSQRKSTQMGCFHWVNTILGNLKTSIDGNYHGFKFGKYAHRYLSEVQYRFNRRFDLASILPRLLFAGCQTSPRSERWLRLADD is encoded by the coding sequence ATGAAGATGAATCGCATACAGTTTCAAGCAGGCTTGAGCCTGAACGAATTTCTAAGCAAATTCGGAACCGAAGAGCAATGTCAATCAGCTCTCGAAAAAGCCCGTTGGCCCAACGGATTTGTTTGCCCAATTTGCCACAGTGAAAGCTATTGCAAAGTAAAGCATGGTCGAGTCAAAATTTTCCAGTGCAACTGTTGCCATAAACAGGTGACATTAACCGGTGGGACGATCTTTCACTCAACTAAATTGCCGCTGACCATCTGGTTTCAAGCGCTGTTTTTCCTGACTCAGACGAAAACCAGCCTCTCAACTTTGGAATTGATGCGCCGGATCGGAGTCTGTTACCGTACGGCTTGGCGGCTTAAGCACAAGCTCATGCTCATGCTCATGCAAGTTATGCATGAGCGCGAAAGCACCACCAAGCTTGCTGATCGTGTTGAAATTGACGATGCCTATCTGGGCGGTGAGCGCACCGGGGGCAAGGTCGGACGGGGATCTGAAAACAAGATCCCTTTTATCGCGGCCATCGAGACAAATTCTCAAGGCCATCCAAAGAGAGCAGTGTTTACTCCAGTTAAAACGTTCAGCCGTGCTGAAATAAAAGTTTGGGCTCAGCAGTTTTTGAACGTTTCAGCGACCGTGGTTTCTGACGGGCTGGCCTGCTTCCGGGCCGTTGAAACCGTGGGCTGTAGACATCGACCTGAAATTGTCGGATCGCAGCGCAAAAGCACTCAAATGGGTTGCTTTCACTGGGTCAATACCATTCTAGGCAATCTGAAGACGTCAATCGATGGAAATTATCATGGCTTCAAGTTTGGTAAATATGCCCATCGTTATCTGTCTGAGGTGCAGTATCGTTTTAATCGTCGCTTTGACTTAGCCAGTATTCTACCGCGGCTGTTGTTTGCGGGATGCCAAACCAGCCCTCGATCTGAGCGCTGGCTCAGATTGGCTGACGATTAG
- a CDS encoding ARMT1-like domain-containing protein: MKTSHRCLPCFIEQTLSVLRMTAATPQQTETVLRQALSLLSQIDFDATPPQTARLLHALIREKLDHPDPYADEKRRYQTLALQLYPQLQQQVKESVDPLVTALKLSIAGNSIDHGVYHAMDEARALQAIDSALHLPLVGDVEWLRREINAAESILFLADNAGEIVLDRLLIEQMPLHKTTVVVRGKPIINDALYAEARQAGLTEIVRVMDNGDNTPGTDLLQCRPEVCNAFDTADLILAKGQGNYETLSDTDANIVFLLKAKCPVVAEHIGCQLNDALILPRQHC, from the coding sequence ATGAAAACATCTCACCGTTGCTTGCCGTGTTTTATTGAACAAACCCTGAGTGTGCTGCGCATGACCGCGGCAACACCACAACAGACCGAAACGGTTCTGCGTCAGGCCTTGTCCCTGCTCAGTCAAATCGATTTTGACGCCACACCGCCACAGACCGCCCGCCTGCTGCACGCGCTCATCCGTGAGAAATTAGACCACCCGGATCCCTACGCCGACGAAAAAAGGCGTTATCAGACACTGGCCCTGCAACTCTATCCCCAGCTCCAACAACAGGTGAAAGAGAGTGTCGACCCGCTGGTGACGGCTTTAAAGCTATCCATTGCCGGAAACAGCATTGATCATGGAGTGTATCACGCCATGGATGAGGCGCGCGCTCTGCAGGCCATCGATAGCGCCCTGCATCTGCCCCTGGTCGGTGATGTAGAATGGCTGCGTCGCGAAATTAACGCGGCTGAGTCGATTCTGTTTTTGGCCGACAATGCCGGCGAAATCGTCCTGGATCGTCTGCTCATCGAGCAGATGCCGTTGCACAAAACAACTGTCGTGGTTCGCGGCAAACCAATTATCAACGACGCACTGTACGCCGAAGCCCGTCAGGCGGGTTTAACAGAAATTGTTCGCGTCATGGACAACGGTGACAACACTCCCGGCACCGACCTGCTCCAGTGCCGACCGGAAGTGTGCAACGCGTTCGATACGGCCGACCTGATCCTTGCCAAGGGACAGGGAAATTACGAGACACTCAGCGACACAGATGCCAATATTGTCTTTCTCCTCAAAGCCAAGTGTCCGGTGGTCGCAGAACATATTGGTTGCCAGCTCAACGATGCTCTAATCTTGCCGCGACAACATTGTTAA
- a CDS encoding carbohydrate kinase, with protein sequence MSLQGNTPLIFGEVLYDIFPDQSVLGGAPFNVCWHLAGFGLDPQFISRIGTDTLGDQVVQSMHDWGLATQGVQRDDNHTTGRVSVSLQQGQPQYLIEENQAYDHIASDQHYPSYPQTPLLYHGTLALRSTTNRNTLNHLLSSTQAPSFVDLNLRDPWWNPERITALLKRCCWAKMNDVELEIVSREARQSDVPLPEQIKNLAETFNIDHLFVTCGENGSYCAQQGNVFFQPSAPVANVVDTVGAGDAFSAVCIIGLLLNWPTQSILERAGQFAAYLCQQRGALLDDKQVYLTLLQQWNVNDDQ encoded by the coding sequence ATGTCTCTACAGGGCAACACACCTCTGATTTTTGGAGAGGTTCTCTACGACATCTTCCCGGACCAGTCAGTTCTTGGAGGTGCTCCGTTCAATGTTTGCTGGCATTTAGCCGGATTTGGCCTTGACCCGCAATTTATCAGCCGTATCGGCACTGACACTCTTGGCGATCAGGTTGTTCAATCCATGCACGATTGGGGGCTGGCGACCCAGGGGGTACAACGAGATGACAATCATACAACCGGGCGCGTCTCTGTTTCACTACAGCAAGGCCAGCCGCAGTATCTGATCGAGGAAAACCAAGCCTACGACCATATCGCCTCGGATCAGCATTATCCTTCCTATCCGCAAACACCGCTGCTTTACCACGGCACCCTGGCCTTGCGCTCCACAACCAACAGAAACACTCTCAACCATCTTCTCTCATCCACCCAGGCACCCAGTTTTGTGGATCTCAACCTGCGTGACCCATGGTGGAACCCGGAACGGATCACGGCACTCCTTAAACGATGCTGTTGGGCCAAAATGAATGATGTTGAACTGGAGATCGTCTCGCGTGAAGCAAGGCAGTCAGACGTACCGTTACCTGAACAGATCAAAAACCTGGCCGAAACGTTCAACATCGACCATCTGTTTGTTACTTGCGGAGAAAACGGCAGTTATTGTGCCCAACAGGGCAACGTTTTTTTTCAACCCTCAGCACCGGTCGCCAATGTCGTCGACACCGTTGGTGCTGGTGATGCATTCAGTGCCGTCTGCATCATCGGCCTGCTGTTAAACTGGCCTACGCAATCAATTCTTGAGCGTGCCGGCCAATTCGCCGCGTATCTGTGCCAGCAACGCGGCGCCCTGCTTGATGACAAGCAGGTGTATCTCACTCTTTTACAGCAATGGAATGTAAACGATGACCAATAA
- a CDS encoding DUF4388 domain-containing protein — protein sequence MANKIRQTLADKAQGFVQGITLPTFAQLMELEKKSCTLRIKQGDKIGQLYFHQGDLIDATCNGQNGGEAAYAIFSWKDVVIEMQPADHQRHHCITTKLSHLLLDALRQEDEKKTPQDEQTNDSVALDPCGPQPDTIPGNQPDTNTPTKEINIMTVQEKLKEFNQVEGFAGVGVFTPSGESLALLTSEAKGNMKEIGVLANNLLMTAQKATMEMGIGLGQLVHIESEHAHIFACCFNEGSDPLKSQPGKAHIHLVLVLSSDSGVGMAKLKIEKLTKVIAEDFRI from the coding sequence ATGGCGAATAAAATCCGCCAGACATTGGCAGATAAAGCGCAGGGTTTTGTCCAGGGGATCACCCTGCCCACCTTTGCCCAGCTCATGGAACTTGAAAAAAAGAGCTGCACATTGCGGATCAAACAGGGGGACAAAATCGGCCAGCTTTATTTTCATCAAGGCGATCTGATTGATGCCACGTGCAACGGCCAAAATGGTGGTGAAGCGGCCTATGCCATTTTTAGCTGGAAGGATGTGGTGATCGAGATGCAACCCGCCGATCACCAACGGCACCATTGTATCACCACCAAATTAAGTCATCTTCTCCTTGATGCGTTGCGTCAGGAAGATGAAAAAAAGACCCCTCAAGATGAACAAACTAACGATAGCGTCGCGTTGGACCCATGCGGACCACAACCTGACACAATCCCCGGTAACCAACCGGACACTAACACCCCAACCAAGGAGATCAATATCATGACTGTTCAAGAGAAACTCAAAGAATTCAATCAAGTCGAAGGATTTGCCGGTGTCGGCGTTTTCACACCCTCCGGCGAATCACTGGCGCTGCTGACCTCGGAGGCCAAAGGCAACATGAAGGAAATTGGTGTTCTGGCCAACAATCTGCTGATGACCGCACAAAAAGCCACCATGGAAATGGGCATTGGGCTGGGCCAACTGGTTCACATCGAATCAGAACATGCCCATATCTTTGCCTGTTGCTTCAACGAAGGCAGCGACCCGTTAAAATCACAGCCGGGTAAAGCCCACATTCACCTGGTTCTGGTCCTATCGTCGGATTCAGGCGTCGGCATGGCTAAACTGAAAATCGAAAAATTGACCAAAGTGATCGCTGAAGATTTCCGCATCTGA
- a CDS encoding PAS domain-containing protein, whose protein sequence is MAHHPCRENDICPIGKGACPGVCIFADIFEDINLGIMVFDLEHEKIAFCNPAAEKLLTPQLNIEDYLSLKEHLFKDLADDLPLSAPVSSSFQFYNKVLGYSVYPISANRFLWVFIQDITEKIRLESISDAVNTMDNLGYVFSGIRHEIGNPINSAKMALSVLKDNFATFPMTRFSNLSTVLWTN, encoded by the coding sequence ATGGCTCATCATCCATGTCGCGAAAATGACATCTGTCCGATCGGAAAAGGCGCCTGCCCAGGCGTATGCATCTTTGCCGATATTTTTGAAGACATCAATCTGGGAATAATGGTCTTTGACCTGGAACATGAAAAAATCGCTTTTTGCAACCCTGCTGCCGAAAAACTGCTTACACCACAGCTCAATATTGAGGATTATCTGTCCCTCAAAGAACACCTGTTTAAAGATCTTGCGGACGACCTTCCGCTAAGTGCGCCCGTTTCATCGTCTTTTCAATTCTATAACAAAGTACTGGGTTATTCGGTTTACCCAATCTCCGCCAACCGCTTTTTGTGGGTGTTTATTCAGGACATCACGGAAAAGATACGCCTGGAATCCATCTCTGATGCCGTGAACACCATGGATAATCTTGGCTATGTCTTTTCCGGAATTCGCCATGAAATCGGTAATCCGATCAATTCAGCCAAGATGGCCCTGAGTGTTCTCAAAGATAATTTTGCCACTTTTCCAATGACACGGTTCTCGAATTTATCGACCGTTCTCTGGACGAACTGA
- a CDS encoding arylesterase, translating into MKRHTVTWLLGVVMTLSLLSGCHRSHLSEVSPDGVIVAFGDSLTVGVGANRSDSYPSVLQQLTGREVINAGISGETTDEGAKRLPKVLADTEPELLILLEGGNDILRNHNLTQTRNYLATMIEYAQNQGVQVVLIAVPEKNLFSEQAPLYRELAEKYQVVLIDDMISDLLRTPSYKSDTIHLNARGYRVMAEEIYSVLEREGAF; encoded by the coding sequence GTGAAACGACATACTGTGACATGGTTATTGGGGGTGGTGATGACCCTTAGCCTGCTGTCGGGCTGTCACCGCTCTCATCTTTCTGAAGTTTCACCAGACGGGGTGATTGTCGCTTTTGGTGACAGTCTGACTGTCGGGGTTGGCGCCAATCGTTCCGACAGTTACCCCAGCGTGCTGCAACAGCTTACCGGGCGTGAGGTGATCAATGCCGGGATCTCAGGAGAAACGACGGACGAGGGGGCAAAGCGGCTGCCGAAGGTTCTGGCCGATACGGAACCGGAGTTGCTGATTTTGCTTGAAGGCGGCAATGACATTTTGCGCAATCACAACCTGACTCAAACCCGGAATTATCTCGCCACCATGATCGAATATGCCCAGAACCAGGGTGTGCAAGTGGTGTTAATCGCGGTCCCCGAAAAGAATCTGTTTTCTGAACAGGCCCCGCTGTACCGGGAACTGGCGGAAAAGTATCAGGTGGTGTTGATTGATGATATGATCTCTGATCTGTTGCGTACACCATCGTACAAGTCGGACACCATCCACCTCAATGCCCGTGGTTATCGGGTGATGGCCGAAGAGATCTATTCGGTCCTGGAGCGGGAAGGAGCCTTTTAA
- a CDS encoding thermonuclease family protein: MILILVVIAAVWLPMFSFAASSIVVENIDRHHTLTVVIDGFHHKQVRLYGIDIPDEDQPFGVAATHRLKQLTRQPFQLKTIRQDEQGRAIALLTLTSGHSINGQMVAQGYAWVDNKQYRKEICSEWVDAQIDAKQKKIGLWSQHNPLPPWQWRKKQH; this comes from the coding sequence ATGATACTAATCCTAGTTGTTATTGCAGCGGTTTGGCTGCCAATGTTCTCGTTTGCTGCATCGTCTATCGTTGTTGAAAACATTGACCGCCACCATACTCTGACAGTTGTGATTGATGGTTTTCACCATAAACAGGTACGTCTCTACGGCATTGATATTCCAGATGAAGACCAACCTTTTGGCGTGGCCGCAACCCACCGTTTGAAACAGCTCACCCGCCAGCCGTTTCAGCTCAAAACCATTCGTCAGGATGAACAGGGCCGAGCCATTGCCCTGCTTACTCTCACATCTGGCCATTCAATCAATGGACAAATGGTTGCCCAAGGTTATGCGTGGGTGGATAACAAGCAGTACCGCAAAGAGATCTGTTCGGAGTGGGTGGATGCACAGATTGACGCCAAACAAAAAAAGATCGGACTGTGGTCACAACACAATCCGCTCCCGCCCTGGCAATGGCGCAAGAAACAACACTGA
- a CDS encoding response regulator → MKQILIVDDEKKFLLSLTEGLKSRLNDVKVFTAHNGKEALEVLKSTTVDLLVTDLKMPIMDGFELLAIMSTHFASTPVIVMTAFGTPHIEKHIRQFGSV, encoded by the coding sequence ATGAAACAGATCCTCATCGTTGACGATGAAAAGAAATTTCTGCTCAGCCTGACCGAAGGACTTAAATCACGCCTTAACGACGTCAAGGTCTTTACCGCCCATAACGGTAAAGAGGCGTTGGAAGTTTTGAAGTCCACGACTGTCGATTTATTGGTCACAGATCTGAAGATGCCGATCATGGATGGCTTTGAATTATTGGCCATCATGAGCACACATTTCGCATCGACACCGGTCATTGTAATGACCGCATTCGGCACGCCGCATATTGAAAAACACATCCGTCAATTCGGCTCCGTCTAA
- a CDS encoding sigma-54 dependent transcriptional regulator encodes MTPCSAKKNLLIIDDDELFCDAVKIGLHSADLAIHVAHKGQDGLAFCKKNHVDIILLDQKLPDGEGRNFCPQLLQVNDQVKIIFITAYPSFDNAVRGIQVGAHDYLSKPFELEELRLTIDQMFHTQKLERNVALQHYKRHREHSDTVLISHGGLNDTQDVVHRAAQSQAPVIITGETGTGKNVVAKYIHFHSQRSDNGFLNINCAALPENLIEAELFGTTKGAFTGATETRKGIFEIADGGTLLLDEIGEMPLHLQTKLLSVLEEGQIRKLGSHSVKPVDVRIIAATNRDLEQAVKENRFREDLYFRLNVLRIHVPPLRQRQQDIPDLCRHFLQKIPDATHMVLPEQELDQLSHYHWPGNVRELKNIIERAVIFQRQGTIYPSQLLQTTQESSAPSSAAVYLPLEDVTRHHILQVLDAHQGNQTQTATVLGISLSTLKRRLKQYDTRSI; translated from the coding sequence GTGACACCTTGCTCGGCTAAAAAAAATCTGTTGATCATTGATGATGACGAATTGTTCTGTGATGCGGTGAAAATCGGCCTGCACAGTGCCGACCTGGCCATTCACGTTGCCCACAAGGGACAGGATGGTTTGGCGTTCTGTAAAAAGAACCACGTGGATATCATCCTGTTGGACCAAAAATTACCCGACGGTGAAGGACGCAATTTCTGCCCGCAATTGCTTCAGGTCAACGATCAGGTCAAAATCATTTTTATCACAGCCTACCCCAGCTTTGACAATGCCGTCAGGGGAATACAGGTCGGAGCGCATGACTACCTGTCCAAACCTTTTGAACTGGAGGAACTTCGTCTGACCATTGACCAGATGTTTCACACCCAGAAGCTGGAAAGAAACGTTGCCCTGCAACATTACAAGCGCCATCGTGAGCACAGTGATACCGTTCTGATCAGCCACGGCGGATTAAATGACACCCAGGATGTTGTCCATCGGGCCGCACAGAGTCAGGCGCCGGTCATCATTACCGGAGAAACCGGCACTGGAAAGAATGTTGTCGCCAAATACATCCACTTTCACAGTCAACGTAGCGATAACGGTTTTCTCAACATCAATTGTGCAGCCCTGCCGGAAAATCTCATCGAGGCGGAACTGTTCGGCACCACCAAAGGAGCGTTTACCGGTGCAACCGAAACCCGTAAAGGGATTTTTGAAATAGCCGATGGCGGCACCTTGCTGCTTGATGAAATCGGCGAAATGCCTCTACACCTGCAAACCAAATTGCTGAGCGTTCTCGAAGAGGGGCAGATCAGGAAACTGGGCAGCCACAGTGTTAAACCGGTAGATGTGCGGATTATCGCCGCCACCAACCGTGATCTTGAGCAGGCGGTCAAAGAGAATCGTTTTCGTGAAGACCTCTATTTTCGCCTGAATGTCTTACGTATTCATGTGCCGCCGTTACGCCAACGACAACAGGATATCCCTGATCTTTGCCGTCATTTTTTGCAGAAAATCCCTGATGCGACCCACATGGTTCTCCCCGAACAGGAACTCGATCAATTGAGCCACTACCATTGGCCGGGCAATGTCCGTGAACTGAAAAACATCATTGAGCGGGCTGTCATCTTCCAGCGTCAGGGGACCATCTATCCTTCACAACTTCTTCAGACCACCCAGGAGAGTTCAGCACCCTCTTCGGCTGCGGTCTATCTGCCTCTGGAGGATGTGACCCGGCACCACATTCTCCAGGTACTTGATGCCCATCAGGGCAACCAGACTCAAACCGCTACCGTTCTCGGCATCTCTTTATCAACGTTGAAGCGCCGCTTAAAACAGTACGACACCCGTTCAATCTGA